The Candidatus Dormiibacterota bacterium genomic sequence CCGTGTACTTCGCGCCCAACAGCGACCGCGGCTTCCTCGACGCCGTCTCCACCGCGGTCCACGACAGCCTGCGCCGCCCCTCGGTGGTGTCGATCAGCTGGGGCGGCCCGGAGTCGACCTGGACCGGGCAGTCGATGACCGCCTTCGACACCATGCTCCAGGACGCCGCCGCGCTCGGGGTCACCGTCTTCTGCGCCTCCGGCGACAGCGGGTCGGGCGACGGCGCCGGCGACGGCCTGGCGCACACCGACTTCCCCGCGTCCAGCCCCCACGTGGTCGCCTGCGGCGGCACCCGGCTCAGCGGAGGCGCCGGCGGCATCACCGCCGAGGTGGTCTGGAACCAGGGGTCCGCCGGCGGCGCCACCGGCGGCGGCATCAGCGACACCTTCGACGTCCCCGCCTGGCAGGCGAGCGCGGCGGTCCCGCCCTCGGCGAACCCGGGGGGCCGGCGGGGACGCGGCGTCCCCGACGTCAGCGGCGACGCCGACCCCCAGACCGGCTACAGGGTGCGGGTCGACGGCCAGGACACCGTCGTCGGCGGCACCAGCGCGGTGGCCCCGCTCTGGGCCGGCCTCACCGCGCTGCTCAACCAGGCCCTGGGGCGGCCGGTGGGCTTCCTCAACCCCGAGCTCTACGGCGCGGTGCTCGCCGGCGGCGGCCTCCGCGACGTCACCGAGGGCGACAACGGCGCCTACTCGGCGGGCCCTGGCTGGGATCCCTGCACCGGGCTGGGCAGCCCGCGCGGCGGCGCCATCCTCGCCGCCCTGCAGGGCACGGCGGTGGTGGGGAGGAGCGACGCCGCCAGGGGGTCCCGGTCGCTACCCTCGGGGCGGTGACCGAGGCCTCTCCCGATCCCGCCGCCTGGGGCGTCCTCACCGGCTACCACGACGCCACCGGCGGCTGGCGGACGGCGTCGCCGGACACCCTCGCGGCGGTGCTCGAG encodes the following:
- a CDS encoding S53 family peptidase, whose amino-acid sequence is MSDAPRVEIAGSERTPLPQDRRVGRADPGQRLEVTVLLRRRGALPEPGPAQPHLRRRQLEELAGADPADIERVEAFAHENGLEVVEASPARRSVVLAGPASALESAFGTELWLYDVDGGVRRGRQGPLTVPASVAPAIEGVFGLDDRPQARPHFRPLLEGGHPVMAHAAAAAFSPVEVARLYDFPTTATGAGQCIALIELGGGYAKADIDAYFQGLGLTPPATVAVSVDGGANQPDGSPGGPDGEVMLDIEVAGAVAPGARIAVYFAPNSDRGFLDAVSTAVHDSLRRPSVVSISWGGPESTWTGQSMTAFDTMLQDAAALGVTVFCASGDSGSGDGAGDGLAHTDFPASSPHVVACGGTRLSGGAGGITAEVVWNQGSAGGATGGGISDTFDVPAWQASAAVPPSANPGGRRGRGVPDVSGDADPQTGYRVRVDGQDTVVGGTSAVAPLWAGLTALLNQALGRPVGFLNPELYGAVLAGGGLRDVTEGDNGAYSAGPGWDPCTGLGSPRGGAILAALQGTAVVGRSDAARGSRSLPSGR